A single region of the Vicia villosa cultivar HV-30 ecotype Madison, WI linkage group LG4, Vvil1.0, whole genome shotgun sequence genome encodes:
- the LOC131599385 gene encoding uncharacterized protein LOC131599385, translating to MMLLLEQMNENCSIISILLFSLLLSVFSIDVATECNGFNREENKIQSIPENFNHDGKYFPSSIRAWSGRFQILQAAASVEFYDGFEAKPPCVVNRKAYNLSNKIPQDMVL from the exons ATGATGTTATTACTTGAACAGATGAATGAAAATTGTTCAATTATCTCTATCTTATTATTTTCCCTTTTGCTTTCTGTTTTCTCTATTGATGTTGCTACCGAGTGCAACGGATTTAATAGGGAAGAAAACAAGATTCAGAGTATTCCTGAAAACTTCAATCATGATGGTAAATATTTTCCCTCTTCAATTCGTGCTTGGAG TGGCCGATTCCAGATTCTTCAAGCAGCTGCATCTGTAGAATTTTATGATGGGTTTGAGGCCAAACCTCCCTGCGTTGTTAATAGGAAGGCATACAATCTTTCAAACAAAATTCCGCAG GACATGGTGCTGTAA
- the LOC131594999 gene encoding aldehyde dehydrogenase family 7 member A1-like — protein MNFITTLRKSQLKPSRIFNSIINFSFREMGSNSNNLEFLKEIGLGANNIGSFINGQWKANGPTIQSVNPSTNQVIASVTEATLDDYEEGLRASTEAAKTWRNIPAPKRGEIVRQIGEALRAKLDPLGRLVALEMGKILAEGIGEVQEIIDMCDYSVGLSRQLNGSIIPSERPEHMMFEVWNPLGIVGVITAFNFPCAVLGWNACVALVGGNTVVWKGAPTTPLVTVAVTKLIAEVLERNKLPGAIFTALCGGADIGNAISKDPRIPLVSFTGSSQVGAIVQRTVSERFGKPLLELSGNNAIIVMDDADLTLAVRSIFFAAVGTAGQRCTTCRRLYLHENIYDNVLEQLSALYKQVKIGNPLEEGTLIGPLHTRSAVENFRNGISAIKSQGGKIVTGGSVLQSSGNFVEPTIVEISADAPVVKEELFAPVLYVVKFKTLEEAIALNNAVPQGLSSSIFTQKPATIFKWIGPSGSDCGIVNVNIPTNGAEIGGAFGGEKSTGGGREAGSDSWKQYMRRSTCTLNYGSELPLAQGINFGSRL, from the exons atgaacTTTATTACAACACTTAGAAAATCTCAGCTTAAACCTTCTCGTATATTCAACTCCATCATCAACTTTAGTTTCAGAGAAATGGGTTCTAATAGCAACAATTTGGAGTTTTTGAAGGAGATTGGTTTGGGTGCCAATAACATCGGTTCTTTCATCAATGGTCAGTGGAAGGCCAACGGTCCTACTATTCAGTCTGTTAACCCTTCCACCAATCAG GTTATTGCTTCTGTGACAGAAGCAACTTTGGATGATTATGAAGAGGGGTTGAGAGCTAGCACTGAAGCAGCTAAGACATGGAGGAAT ATTCCTGCACCGAAAAGAGGTGAGATTGTAAGACAGATTGGGGAAGCATTGAGGGCTAAGTTGGATCCACTTGGTAGGTTGGTGGCTCTTGAGATGGGCAAAATTCTTGCAGAAGGAATTGGAGAGGTTCAG GAAATTATTGATATGTGTGATTATTCTGTTGGGCTAAGCAGACAACTGAATGGATCGATTATCCCATCAGAAC GTCCAGAGCATATGATGTTTGAG GTATGGAACCCACTAGGAATTGTTGGTGTAATCACTGCTTTCAATTTTCCATGTGCTGTACTAG GATGGAATGCTTGTGTTGCATTAGTCGGTGGTAACACTGTTGTTTG GAAGGGAGCTCCAACTACTCCATTGGTAACTGTTGCTGTGACAAAGCTAATTGCTGAAGTTCTCGAGAGGAACAAATTACCCGGAGCAATATTTACTGCTCTCTGTGGAGGTGCTGATATAGGAAATGCAATATCGAAAGACCCTCGCATTCCTTTGGTTTCATTTACCGGAAGCTCACAG GTGGGCGCAATAGTCCAGCGAACAGTGAGTGAAAGATTTGGCAAACCCTTACTTGAGTTAAGTGGTAACAATGCAATTATAGTCATGGATGATGCGGATCTCACACTGGCCGTACGCTCCATTTTCTTTGCAGCCGTCGGTACTGCTGGTCAGCGTTGTACAACCTGCCGCAGACTG TATCTGCATGAGAATATATATGACAACGTGCTCGAGCAACTTAGCGCACtctacaaacaagtcaaaattgGGAATCCTCTAGAGGAAGGGACTCTAATTGGGCCTCTGCATACTCGTTCTGCCGTGGAAAATTTCAGGAATGGTATTTCTGCAATAAAATCTCAGGGAGGGAAGATTGTGACAGGGGGATCTGTATTACAGTCCTCAGGAAACTTTGTCGAGCCAACAATTGTTGAGATTTCTGCAGATGCTCCTGTAGTTAAAGAAGAACTATTTGCTCCAGTTCTCTATGTTGTGAAATTTAAG ACTCTTGAAGAAGCAATTGCCTTGAACAATGCCGTACCTCAGGGATTGAGTAGTTCTATATTCACACAAAAGCCTGCTACTATATTCAAATGGATAGG GCCAAGTGGAAGTGATTGTGGTATTGTAAATGTGAACATACCGACAAATGGAGCTGAGATTGGAGGTGCCTTTGGTGGAGAAAAATCAACTGGTGGTGGCCGTGAAGCTGGAAGTGACTCGTGGAAGCAATATATGCGCCGTTCTACATG TACCCTCAATTATGGAAGTGAATTGCCATTAGCACAGGGAATCAACTTTGGCTCTCGGTTGTAA